The Pseudofrankia inefficax genome window below encodes:
- a CDS encoding transglutaminase TgpA family protein: MTSPSARPAPAPRAQAAQAALVSLAGLPSLFVAKPLFDGSGYLGPLAGTLVVAAVAGWFVARRVASGSLICVVGVVAGLAFGTVAALVAGDSPWLATRALREGWPRLLSVALPARPSTLLLVPLAAVIWVTTYAAVALAVRTEQPLAPGLAPLLGLAGLTVLVGQAGGGARGPRVLLTGAAALLVLAAAALRAARPVLPGATDAVLPPAGSDGAGSTGARRLTGGTAFGLLAVLVVAAVATVAGALVPSGGGRFDPRDHYHPPVQDVALLNPLGRVRNQLEENPARAVFTVRLVTASGKPPADRLRVAELGDFDGATWGDDGRFVLVDRTLPTPTAGNAVVSTVGQVDVRADVTLGSLDGDLLPTLGAPASVTGAGWAGTAYDPVSGALVALTRPRAGDRYALTAQVPAPTRDQLEKALPATGPLAARYLTLPAGLPGSLPDTAARSTATAARPYDKLLALQAFLRDEASFPYDLSASPGHSYGVLDRLLAGTDPGDSRGYSEQHATAFAVLARSLGLPTRVAVGYLLDSKRVTKDGAFEVTTGQAHAWPEVLLAGIGWVPFEPTDTTQLSRVLPPPPANPSGGTQNAPAAGSALTPPLVAPAIDDGSDQGGSGGRGGLALAWPILAAVLALAVILGVPLLIAVEKARRRWRRRSGGDAGERVEGAWREVRDRLSEHGVPRARAWTRREVVWALAERPALAAAVRPLERFVVLADAALYSPLGAAEDDAVAAWLCVDELRAALRDGVPPRGRLGALLDPRPLLPVGWGPGGPVPAVPLAARGMRGPMSFAAPRPRSEWPGRTGGDATEQPVPVGVSGGLRRPAAVAGQQGPTSGPGGSPERGPADRADEQTVVRRQPGPDVTGWPPPPDRRDPDRPTR; encoded by the coding sequence ATGACGAGTCCGTCCGCCCGGCCCGCGCCGGCACCGAGGGCGCAGGCGGCTCAGGCGGCGCTGGTCAGCCTGGCCGGGCTGCCGAGTCTGTTCGTGGCGAAGCCGCTGTTCGACGGGTCCGGGTACCTCGGGCCGCTGGCTGGCACGCTCGTCGTCGCGGCGGTCGCCGGGTGGTTCGTCGCGCGCCGGGTCGCGAGCGGGTCACTGATCTGCGTCGTCGGAGTCGTCGCCGGGCTCGCCTTCGGGACGGTCGCCGCGCTCGTTGCCGGCGACTCGCCGTGGCTGGCGACGCGGGCGTTGCGGGAGGGCTGGCCGCGGCTGCTGAGCGTCGCGCTGCCGGCGCGGCCGAGCACGCTCCTGCTGGTCCCGCTGGCCGCGGTCATCTGGGTGACGACCTACGCGGCCGTGGCGCTGGCCGTCCGCACGGAGCAACCACTCGCGCCGGGCCTGGCGCCGCTGCTCGGGCTCGCCGGTCTGACCGTCCTGGTCGGGCAGGCCGGCGGCGGCGCTCGCGGCCCGCGGGTCCTGCTCACCGGCGCGGCCGCGCTGCTGGTGCTGGCCGCGGCCGCGCTGCGGGCCGCGCGGCCCGTCCTGCCCGGCGCGACCGACGCGGTCCTGCCACCGGCCGGCTCCGACGGGGCTGGCTCGACCGGGGCGCGCCGGCTCACCGGTGGAACGGCGTTCGGCCTGCTCGCGGTCCTCGTCGTCGCCGCCGTCGCCACGGTCGCCGGCGCGCTCGTCCCGTCGGGCGGGGGCCGTTTCGACCCGCGCGATCACTACCACCCGCCGGTCCAGGACGTCGCCCTGCTCAACCCGCTTGGACGGGTGCGCAACCAGCTGGAGGAGAACCCGGCGCGGGCCGTCTTCACGGTCCGGCTCGTGACCGCGTCCGGCAAGCCGCCGGCCGACCGGCTGCGGGTCGCCGAGCTGGGGGACTTCGACGGGGCGACGTGGGGCGACGACGGCCGTTTCGTTCTCGTCGACCGCACGCTGCCGACGCCGACGGCCGGCAACGCTGTCGTCTCGACGGTCGGGCAGGTCGACGTCCGCGCCGACGTGACGCTCGGCAGCCTCGATGGTGACCTGTTGCCGACGCTCGGCGCGCCGGCCAGCGTGACCGGTGCCGGCTGGGCCGGGACGGCGTACGACCCGGTGTCCGGGGCGCTCGTCGCGCTCACGAGGCCCCGGGCCGGCGACCGTTACGCGCTGACCGCGCAGGTCCCAGCCCCGACCCGGGACCAGCTCGAGAAGGCGCTGCCCGCCACGGGGCCGCTGGCCGCCCGCTACCTCACGCTGCCGGCCGGCCTGCCCGGCAGCCTGCCGGACACCGCCGCCCGGTCGACCGCCACCGCGGCCAGGCCGTACGACAAGCTGCTCGCGCTGCAGGCCTTCCTGCGGGACGAGGCGAGCTTCCCCTACGACCTGTCCGCGAGCCCCGGCCACTCCTACGGCGTGCTGGACCGGCTGCTGGCCGGCACGGACCCGGGGGACAGCCGCGGCTACTCCGAGCAGCACGCCACCGCGTTCGCCGTGCTCGCCCGTTCGCTGGGCCTCCCGACCCGGGTCGCCGTCGGCTACCTGCTCGACAGCAAGCGGGTGACGAAGGACGGCGCCTTCGAGGTGACGACCGGGCAGGCCCACGCCTGGCCGGAGGTACTGCTGGCCGGGATCGGCTGGGTCCCGTTCGAGCCGACCGACACCACCCAGCTGAGCAGGGTGCTGCCCCCGCCGCCGGCGAACCCGTCGGGCGGGACGCAGAACGCCCCGGCCGCCGGCTCCGCGCTCACCCCGCCGCTGGTCGCGCCGGCGATCGACGACGGCTCCGACCAGGGTGGTTCCGGCGGGCGCGGCGGTCTGGCGCTCGCCTGGCCGATCCTGGCCGCCGTCCTGGCCCTCGCGGTGATCCTCGGAGTGCCGCTGCTGATCGCCGTGGAGAAGGCGCGCCGCCGGTGGCGCCGGCGGTCCGGCGGCGATGCGGGTGAACGGGTCGAGGGCGCCTGGCGGGAGGTACGTGACCGGCTCAGCGAGCACGGCGTGCCGAGGGCCAGGGCCTGGACCCGGCGGGAGGTGGTCTGGGCGCTCGCCGAGCGGCCCGCCCTCGCCGCGGCCGTCCGTCCGCTGGAGCGGTTCGTGGTGCTCGCCGACGCGGCGTTGTACTCGCCGTTGGGTGCCGCCGAGGACGACGCGGTGGCCGCCTGGCTGTGTGTCGACGAGCTGCGAGCGGCGCTGCGGGACGGTGTGCCACCGCGCGGTCGGCTCGGCGCGCTGCTCGACCCCCGCCCGCTGCTCCCGGTCGGGTGGGGCCCGGGTGGGCCGGTTCCGGCGGTCCCGCTGGCGGCGCGCGGGATGCGCGGCCCGATGTCGTTCGCCGCGCCCCGGCCCCGGTCCGAGTGGCCGGGGCGGACCGGTGGGGACGCGACGGAGCAGCCGGTCCCTGTCGGGGTGTCGGGTGGGCTGCGCAGGCCAGCCGCCGTGGCCGGGCAGCAGGGCCCGACATCTGGACCGGGTGGCTCCCCGGAACGTGGGCCCGCGGACCGGGCCGACGAACAGACGGTCGTGCGACGCCAGCCGGGGCCGGACGTGACCGGGTGGCCGCCGCCCCCGGACCGGCGCGACCCTGACCGGCCGACGCGATGA